The following coding sequences lie in one Streptomyces venezuelae genomic window:
- the trmB gene encoding tRNA (guanosine(46)-N7)-methyltransferase TrmB, with product MSDSSRDADVSGASDASDVAPTRGGGRVTAAPRFPGGPSPDPAGSHHERRIRSFQPRRSRVTTSQGDALRRLWPTWGLDIDGLRTLDLAELFGDERGPRPDLPVVLEIGFGMGEATAEMAAADPDTGILAVDVHTPGQGNLLGLAERKGLDNVRVANGDAIILLREMLPAESLHGLRVYFPDPWPKARHHKRRLIQPEFLTLAAPSLKPGALLHCATDWEPYAEQMLEVLTAHPDFENTQPDGGYAPRPGFRPRTRFEGQGLDKGHVVHDLLFRKVSPTTAATQD from the coding sequence GTGTCTGACTCATCTCGTGACGCCGACGTTTCCGGCGCTTCTGACGCTTCTGATGTTGCCCCCACCCGTGGCGGGGGGCGGGTCACGGCGGCTCCTCGGTTTCCCGGGGGGCCCTCGCCCGATCCTGCCGGGTCGCATCACGAGCGGCGGATCCGTAGTTTCCAGCCCCGCCGGAGCCGGGTGACCACCAGCCAGGGGGACGCCCTGCGGCGGCTCTGGCCCACGTGGGGCCTGGACATCGACGGGCTCCGCACCCTGGACCTCGCCGAGCTCTTCGGCGACGAGCGGGGGCCGCGCCCCGACCTGCCCGTCGTCCTGGAGATCGGCTTCGGCATGGGTGAGGCGACCGCCGAGATGGCCGCCGCCGATCCGGACACCGGCATCCTCGCCGTCGACGTGCACACCCCGGGCCAGGGCAACCTCCTCGGCCTCGCCGAGCGCAAGGGCCTCGACAACGTCCGCGTGGCCAATGGGGACGCCATTATTCTGCTTCGGGAGATGTTGCCGGCCGAGTCCTTGCACGGGCTGCGCGTGTACTTTCCCGATCCCTGGCCCAAGGCCCGCCACCACAAGCGGCGCCTCATCCAGCCCGAGTTCCTGACGCTCGCCGCGCCCTCCCTCAAGCCCGGCGCGCTGCTGCACTGCGCGACCGACTGGGAGCCGTACGCCGAGCAGATGCTCGAGGTGCTCACCGCGCACCCCGACTTCGAGAACACGCAGCCCGACGGCGGATACGCGCCGCGCCCCGGCTTCCGCCCCCGCACCCGCTTCGAGGGCCAGGGCCTCGACAAGGGCCACGTCGTCCACGACCTGCTGTTCCGCAAGGTGTCCCCGACCACGGCAGCCACCCAGGACTGA
- a CDS encoding aldo/keto reductase, with product MTSLRPLGSSDLEVFPLSLGGNVFGWTADRAASFAVLDAYTAAGGNFIDTADAYSAWVDGNKGGESETLIGEWLAERGNRSDVVVATKVGSHPDHKGLSAATIKGAADASLQRLGTDYIDLYYTHFDDTSVPVEEIIGALDELVRAGKVRAIAASNISPERLQESLDLSDREGLARYVALQPHYNLVSRDTYEGPLQEVASRSGLAAVPYFGLAAGYLTGKYRAGTHVESARSSRVEAYVGTERGERVLAALDEIAQAHGAQVPTVALAWLAAQPTVAAPIASARTVEQLPALLAVADLELTEAEVAALNAASA from the coding sequence ATGACTTCTCTTCGCCCTCTCGGCTCCTCCGACCTCGAGGTCTTCCCGCTCTCCCTCGGCGGCAACGTCTTCGGCTGGACCGCGGACCGGGCGGCGTCCTTCGCCGTCCTCGACGCCTACACCGCGGCAGGCGGCAACTTCATCGACACCGCCGACGCGTACTCGGCCTGGGTCGACGGCAACAAGGGCGGCGAGTCCGAGACCCTCATCGGCGAGTGGCTCGCCGAGCGCGGCAACCGCTCCGACGTCGTCGTGGCCACGAAGGTCGGCTCCCACCCCGACCACAAGGGCCTGTCCGCAGCCACCATCAAGGGCGCCGCCGACGCGTCGCTCCAGCGCCTCGGCACGGACTACATCGACCTCTACTACACGCACTTCGACGACACGTCGGTGCCCGTGGAGGAGATCATCGGCGCGCTCGACGAGCTGGTGCGGGCGGGCAAGGTGCGCGCCATCGCCGCCTCCAACATCTCCCCCGAGCGGCTCCAGGAGTCCCTCGACCTCTCCGACCGCGAGGGCCTCGCGCGCTACGTGGCGCTGCAGCCGCACTACAACCTCGTCTCCCGCGACACCTACGAGGGCCCCCTCCAGGAAGTCGCCTCGCGCTCCGGCCTCGCGGCCGTCCCCTACTTCGGGCTCGCGGCGGGCTACCTCACCGGCAAGTACCGGGCGGGCACACACGTCGAGAGCGCGCGCAGCTCGCGGGTCGAGGCGTACGTGGGGACGGAGCGGGGCGAACGGGTCCTCGCCGCGCTCGACGAGATCGCACAGGCGCACGGCGCGCAGGTCCCGACCGTGGCGCTCGCGTGGCTGGCTGCGCAGCCCACCGTGGCGGCGCCGATCGCTTCCGCGCGGACGGTGGAGCAGCTTCCTGCGCTGCTCGCGGTGGCGGATCTGGAGCTGACGGAGGCGGAGGTGGCGGCGCTGAACGCGGCGTCCGCGTAG
- a CDS encoding MFS transporter, with the protein MSREQRGPNEKLGTVLALAGISNAGLARRVNDLGAQRGLTLRYDKTSVARWVSKGMVPQGAAPHLIAAAIGQKLGRPVPLHEIGLADADPAPEVGLAFPRDVGAAVKSATELYRLDLAGRRAGSGGIWQSLAGSFAVSAYATPASRWLITPADSSVARDVTREVSRDTAHTDDGGAPLKVGHSDVLKLREAAEDARRWDSKYGGGDWRSSMVPECLRVEAAPLLLGSYSDEVGRALFGASAELTRLAGWMAFDTGQQEAAQRYYIQALRLARAAADVPLGGYVLASMSLQATYRGFGDEGVDLAQAALERNRGLATARTMSFFRLVEARAHARANDAQAAGAALRAAEGWLERARDGDNDPSWLGFYSYDRFAADAAECYRDLKAPRQVRRFTEQALSRPTEEFVRSHGLRLVVSAVAELESGNLDAACEQGTRALEVAGRISSARTTEYVKDLLHRLEPYGDEPRVVELRERARPLLVAPA; encoded by the coding sequence ATGTCCAGGGAGCAACGCGGGCCGAACGAAAAGCTCGGCACCGTTCTCGCCCTCGCGGGAATCAGCAATGCGGGACTCGCGCGCCGGGTCAACGACCTCGGCGCCCAACGCGGGTTGACGCTCCGTTACGACAAGACATCGGTCGCCCGGTGGGTGTCCAAGGGCATGGTGCCGCAGGGCGCCGCCCCGCACCTGATCGCGGCGGCCATCGGGCAGAAGCTCGGCCGCCCCGTGCCCCTGCACGAGATCGGCCTCGCGGACGCCGACCCCGCGCCGGAGGTGGGCCTCGCCTTCCCGCGCGACGTGGGGGCGGCGGTGAAGTCCGCGACCGAGTTGTACCGCCTCGACCTGGCGGGCCGGCGCGCGGGCAGCGGCGGGATCTGGCAGTCCCTGGCCGGCTCCTTCGCCGTCAGTGCCTACGCGACACCCGCATCGCGCTGGCTGATAACCCCCGCGGACAGCTCCGTCGCCCGTGACGTCACGCGCGAGGTGTCCCGCGACACCGCGCACACCGACGACGGCGGCGCGCCGTTGAAGGTCGGCCACAGCGACGTGCTGAAGCTGCGCGAGGCGGCCGAGGACGCGCGCCGCTGGGACTCCAAGTACGGCGGCGGCGACTGGCGCTCCTCGATGGTCCCCGAGTGCCTGCGGGTCGAGGCGGCACCGCTGCTGCTCGGCTCGTACTCCGACGAGGTCGGACGTGCCCTCTTCGGAGCCTCCGCCGAGCTGACGCGCCTCGCCGGCTGGATGGCCTTCGACACCGGCCAGCAGGAGGCCGCCCAGCGCTACTACATCCAGGCGCTGCGCCTCGCGCGCGCGGCGGCGGACGTCCCCCTCGGGGGGTACGTCCTGGCGTCCATGTCCCTCCAGGCGACCTACCGGGGCTTCGGGGACGAGGGAGTCGACCTCGCGCAGGCCGCGCTGGAACGGAACAGGGGTCTGGCGACCGCCCGCACGATGAGCTTCTTCCGCCTTGTCGAGGCACGGGCACACGCGCGTGCCAACGACGCGCAGGCCGCGGGGGCGGCGCTGCGGGCCGCCGAGGGCTGGCTGGAGCGGGCCCGTGACGGCGACAACGACCCGTCCTGGCTCGGCTTCTACTCGTACGACCGCTTCGCCGCCGACGCCGCGGAGTGCTACCGCGACCTGAAGGCACCCCGGCAGGTGCGGCGCTTCACGGAGCAGGCGCTGTCCCGGCCCACGGAGGAATTCGTGCGCTCGCACGGCTTACGGCTCGTGGTGTCGGCCGTCGCCGAGCTGGAGTCCGGGAACCTCGACGCGGCGTGCGAGCAGGGCACGCGTGCCCTTGAGGTCGCCGGGCGGATCTCGTCCGCGAGGACCACGGAGTACGTGAAGGATCTGCTGCACCGCCTCGAGCCGTACGGGGACGAGCCGCGGGTGGTCGAGCTGCGGGAGCGGGCGCGGCCGCTGCTGGTGGCTCCGGCGTAA
- the lhgO gene encoding L-2-hydroxyglutarate oxidase: MKKVAYDCDVLVIGGGIVGLATAYALTRTTPGTRVTVLEKETGPARHQTGRNSGVIHSGIYYRPGSLKARYAVRGAAEMVKFCAEYGVAHEVTGKLIVATERDELPRLHALVQRGRENGIPVRELGPAQITEYEPEVRGLAAIHVGTTGTCDYSAVAARLADASGAEIRYGLQGEVVRIDRRADRGVAVLTADGAVVRGKVLVNCAGLHCDGIARLTGDDPGMRIVPFRGEYFELARPELVRGLVYPVPDPAFPFLGVHLTRGIDGGVHVGPNAVPALAREGYGWSVVRPRELAGTIGWPGSWHMARRHWRYGAGELRRSASKSAFTEAVRRLLPAVRADDLVAAPAGVRAQAVLRDGTLVDDFLIREGARAVHVLNAPSPAATASLPIGREVARRAVSALREAEGGG; the protein is encoded by the coding sequence GTGAAGAAGGTCGCGTACGACTGCGACGTGCTGGTGATCGGCGGGGGGATCGTCGGGCTCGCGACGGCGTATGCCCTCACGCGCACGACTCCCGGCACGCGGGTCACGGTCCTGGAGAAGGAGACGGGCCCCGCCCGGCACCAGACGGGCCGCAACAGCGGCGTCATCCACAGCGGGATCTACTACCGCCCGGGTTCCCTCAAGGCGCGGTACGCGGTCCGTGGTGCCGCCGAGATGGTCAAGTTCTGCGCGGAGTACGGCGTCGCGCACGAGGTCACCGGCAAGCTCATCGTCGCCACCGAGCGGGACGAGCTGCCGCGCCTGCACGCGCTCGTGCAGCGCGGCAGGGAGAACGGCATTCCGGTGCGCGAGCTGGGTCCCGCGCAGATCACCGAGTACGAACCGGAGGTCCGCGGACTCGCCGCGATCCACGTGGGCACGACGGGGACATGTGACTACAGCGCGGTGGCCGCGCGCCTGGCCGACGCGTCCGGGGCGGAGATCCGGTACGGGCTGCAGGGCGAGGTCGTCCGCATCGACCGCCGGGCCGACCGGGGCGTCGCCGTCCTCACCGCCGACGGGGCCGTCGTGCGCGGCAAGGTCCTCGTGAACTGCGCGGGGCTCCACTGCGACGGGATCGCGCGGCTCACCGGGGACGACCCCGGCATGCGGATCGTGCCGTTCCGGGGGGAGTACTTCGAGCTGGCCAGGCCCGAGCTGGTGCGGGGCCTCGTCTATCCCGTGCCCGATCCGGCGTTCCCCTTCCTCGGCGTCCACCTCACGCGCGGCATCGACGGCGGCGTCCACGTGGGGCCGAACGCGGTGCCGGCGCTGGCGCGGGAGGGGTACGGGTGGTCGGTCGTCCGGCCCCGCGAGCTCGCCGGGACGATCGGCTGGCCCGGGTCCTGGCACATGGCGCGGCGGCACTGGCGGTACGGGGCGGGGGAGCTGCGGCGGTCCGCGTCCAAGTCCGCGTTCACCGAGGCGGTGCGGAGGCTGCTGCCCGCGGTTCGGGCCGATGATCTCGTGGCTGCGCCTGCGGGGGTGCGGGCGCAGGCGGTGCTGCGGGACGGGACGTTGGTCGACGATTTCCTCATACGGGAGGGGGCGCGGGCGGTTCACGTCCTGAACGCGCCCTCGCCGGCTGCGACGGCGTCTCTGCCCATCGGCAGGGAGGTTGCCCGACGGGCGGTCTCCGCGTTGCGGGAGGCGGAGGGCGGCGGCTGA
- a CDS encoding asparagine synthase-related protein gives MRWLVGWSSTTARSSAVGSAGATGDDGRTVHPVGSQLLWGDPDPLWAVGDWRADEVRTVTADEQTRIAVLGTCGASDEELRVGLLAARGGALRHLTAWSGSYTAVVQVGRRVMVAGDLAGARPVFYTPWADGTAYGTAALPLADLVEAHLDIGHLAALLAAPDVPEALHDSTPYQGVRRVPPGHALILRAGAREIAGYEPVASLAVAAAPTDPDSAVDGVREALIDAVRARLTAPRHVPGTDMDPGPVPGMGPAERRAARGMPVPGIGADLSGGPASGTLALLAAGLPGMPGTVLGHGTGAGERLLAVTFNDLAVNGREAELERAGAIAANPRLHHVVVAAGEDALPYADLDGPLTDEPSAVLVAAQRHRARLTSGSADHFTGHGARQVLDAHPARLADLLMDRKRRHMVRPVAALAKADGSVMVPARVYGAARKLARTPHRAGVESLAERLLQRRFDEPGGAVGASLAALAWGRPGPAARWLTGEALAEVSVRLQDTTMRPGGPGQRPGEFRARAALARHAADLRVLEQAAEVRFQRLHAPFLDNQVVRACRALPEALRVQPGARASILRTVLEGAGVADLPAGWGAPSHASNAAAARTGLRMAVDDLIALFDTPLLAQAGLVEARVVRKALRSAAEGEPLPLDGLADLVSTELWLRRLLSRRGTCWTGTPARQRAVPTGSVVPQRGALGAGR, from the coding sequence ATGCGGTGGTTGGTGGGGTGGAGCAGTACCACCGCGAGATCCTCGGCGGTGGGCTCGGCCGGGGCCACCGGTGACGACGGCAGGACCGTCCACCCCGTGGGTTCCCAACTCCTGTGGGGCGACCCGGATCCGCTCTGGGCGGTCGGCGACTGGCGGGCCGACGAAGTACGCACAGTGACGGCCGACGAGCAGACCCGCATCGCGGTGCTCGGCACCTGCGGAGCCTCCGACGAGGAACTCAGGGTCGGCCTCCTCGCCGCCCGCGGCGGCGCCCTGCGCCACCTGACCGCGTGGTCCGGCAGCTACACGGCGGTCGTCCAGGTCGGCCGCCGCGTCATGGTCGCCGGCGACCTCGCGGGCGCCCGCCCCGTCTTCTACACCCCCTGGGCCGACGGCACGGCCTACGGAACCGCCGCCCTGCCGCTCGCCGACCTCGTCGAGGCCCACCTGGACATCGGCCACCTCGCGGCGCTGCTCGCCGCCCCCGACGTCCCCGAGGCGCTGCACGACTCGACCCCGTACCAGGGCGTGCGGCGCGTACCGCCGGGGCACGCGCTGATCCTGCGCGCGGGCGCGCGGGAGATCGCCGGGTACGAACCGGTGGCCTCGCTCGCGGTCGCCGCGGCCCCCACCGACCCCGACAGCGCGGTGGACGGCGTCCGCGAGGCCCTCATCGACGCGGTACGCGCGCGCCTGACCGCACCCCGCCACGTACCCGGCACGGACATGGACCCCGGCCCGGTGCCCGGCATGGGGCCCGCCGAACGGCGCGCGGCCCGCGGCATGCCGGTGCCCGGCATCGGCGCCGACCTCTCCGGAGGGCCAGCCTCCGGAACCCTCGCACTCCTCGCGGCCGGTCTGCCCGGGATGCCCGGCACGGTGCTCGGCCACGGCACCGGCGCGGGGGAGCGCCTCCTCGCCGTCACCTTCAACGACCTGGCCGTCAACGGCCGCGAGGCCGAACTGGAGCGGGCCGGCGCCATCGCCGCCAACCCGCGCCTGCACCACGTCGTCGTCGCGGCGGGCGAGGACGCACTGCCCTACGCCGACCTGGACGGACCCCTGACGGACGAGCCGAGCGCCGTCCTGGTGGCCGCCCAGCGCCACCGCGCCCGGCTCACGTCGGGCAGCGCCGACCACTTCACCGGCCACGGCGCCCGGCAGGTCCTCGACGCCCACCCGGCCCGCCTCGCCGACCTCCTGATGGACCGCAAACGACGCCACATGGTGCGCCCCGTGGCGGCGCTGGCGAAGGCCGACGGCTCGGTGATGGTCCCCGCGCGCGTGTACGGCGCCGCCCGCAAGCTCGCCCGCACGCCGCACCGCGCGGGCGTCGAATCGCTGGCCGAGCGCCTGCTGCAGCGCCGCTTCGACGAACCCGGCGGAGCCGTCGGGGCGTCACTCGCCGCCCTCGCGTGGGGCAGGCCGGGGCCCGCCGCGCGCTGGCTGACCGGAGAGGCCCTCGCTGAAGTATCGGTTCGCCTCCAGGACACCACCATGCGTCCCGGCGGCCCGGGACAGCGGCCCGGCGAGTTCCGGGCGCGGGCCGCCCTCGCCCGGCACGCCGCGGACCTGCGCGTCCTGGAGCAGGCCGCCGAGGTGCGCTTCCAACGGCTGCACGCGCCCTTCCTGGACAACCAGGTCGTCCGTGCCTGCCGGGCTCTCCCCGAAGCGCTGCGCGTACAGCCCGGGGCGCGGGCCTCGATCCTGCGCACCGTCCTCGAAGGCGCCGGGGTCGCCGACCTGCCCGCCGGCTGGGGCGCCCCCTCCCACGCCTCGAACGCGGCGGCCGCCCGCACGGGGCTCCGCATGGCGGTGGACGACCTCATCGCCCTCTTCGACACCCCGTTGCTCGCCCAGGCGGGCCTGGTCGAGGCCCGCGTGGTCCGCAAGGCCCTGCGCTCGGCCGCCGAAGGGGAACCCCTTCCGCTGGACGGCCTGGCAGACCTGGTCTCCACCGAGCTGTGGCTGCGGCGACTCCTGTCGCGAAGAGGAACGTGCTGGACGGGGACTCCAGCACGGCAACGAGCTGTTCCCACGGGGAGTGTGGTCCCGCAGAGGGGAGCCCTAGGAGCGGGGCGCTAG
- a CDS encoding M23 family metallopeptidase, which produces MASNRPAPQAVYVPNDDDFGSYDEGSFEEWNPTEESVRPVRGRHRVHKKGGGGLARSSTVLGVGVIAAVGAGGIATAQDGKPPVSISMPDLGAVTDSLPEAESLPGVGSLLSDDDAADTTTAVAAAAPLTAAGVSTADAEQGTTHAGEALRARIMQQAENQQNQADTAVRTAAEDAAVKKAAEEAAAQQRAAEKDADAKAAAKKKKAEEARKAKAEAERLAKLAKSYAIPTSSYTLTSHFGDAGSMWSSGHHTGLDFAAPTGTPLKAVHTGTVKEAGWAGAYGYRTVLELEDGTEVWYCHQSSLNVSAGQKVSTGDVIGRVGATGNVTGPHLHMEVHTPGGTGIDPLGWLQSKGLNP; this is translated from the coding sequence GTGGCGTCCAACCGGCCTGCCCCCCAAGCCGTGTACGTTCCGAATGACGACGACTTCGGTTCGTACGACGAGGGCTCCTTCGAAGAGTGGAACCCCACCGAGGAGTCCGTCCGTCCCGTCCGCGGCAGGCACCGTGTGCACAAGAAGGGCGGCGGCGGGCTCGCCCGCAGCTCCACCGTGCTCGGCGTGGGCGTCATCGCCGCCGTCGGCGCGGGCGGCATCGCCACCGCGCAGGACGGCAAGCCGCCGGTCTCCATATCGATGCCCGACCTGGGCGCGGTCACCGACTCGCTGCCCGAGGCCGAGTCCCTGCCGGGCGTGGGCTCGCTGCTGTCCGACGACGACGCCGCGGACACCACCACCGCCGTCGCCGCCGCGGCCCCCCTCACCGCCGCGGGCGTCAGCACCGCCGACGCCGAGCAGGGCACCACCCACGCGGGTGAGGCTCTGCGCGCCCGCATCATGCAGCAGGCCGAGAACCAGCAGAACCAGGCGGACACCGCCGTGCGGACCGCGGCCGAGGACGCCGCCGTCAAGAAGGCCGCCGAAGAGGCGGCCGCGCAGCAGCGGGCCGCCGAGAAGGACGCGGACGCCAAGGCCGCCGCCAAGAAGAAGAAGGCGGAGGAGGCCCGGAAGGCGAAGGCCGAGGCCGAACGCCTGGCCAAGCTCGCCAAGAGCTACGCCATCCCCACCTCCTCGTACACCCTCACCTCGCACTTCGGCGACGCCGGCTCCATGTGGTCCTCCGGCCACCACACCGGCCTGGACTTCGCGGCGCCCACGGGCACCCCGCTGAAGGCCGTGCACACCGGCACCGTCAAGGAGGCCGGCTGGGCGGGCGCGTACGGCTACCGCACCGTGCTCGAGCTCGAGGACGGCACGGAGGTCTGGTACTGCCACCAGTCGTCGCTCAACGTCAGCGCGGGCCAGAAGGTCTCCACGGGTGACGTCATCGGCCGCGTCGGCGCGACCGGCAACGTCACGGGACCGCACCTCCACATGGAGGTCCACACGCCGGGCGGCACCGGGATCGACCCGCTCGGGTGGCTGCAGAGCAAGGGCCTCAACCCCTGA
- a CDS encoding PrsW family intramembrane metalloprotease, translated as MATGSPYPIPPEAPAPRELLRVRWWQRRAIRVAALVTLLALSGLVILALVREQTGTEGFLVGLGLATVPVPLLVAAFRWLDRVAPGPWRNLLFSFSWGACAAALVAIVANSFAIRWIATATADPSGADNIGATVVAPIVEESAKAAAVLLVFLFRRRDFTGIVDGVVIAGVTATGFAFTENILYLGNAFVTDQLSRESGLASVTAATFFVRVVMSPFAHPLFTVLTGIGFGIAALSAERQVVRRVLLPLTGLLLAMGMHALWNGSAVFGQFGFFTVYALFMLPAFGLLTWLAIWTRQRELRMIREELPVYAAAGWLTPPEPFALGSMRARSLARDYAAYTWGKPAARTVAEYQMYATSLAFLRHRGRRGRAGADFVVRERELLEKLWERREPARPAHAYAAQATAPVMPPMPPYGMYAAPGTPGVYGGWPPQPHPAYGYPTPYNPYRP; from the coding sequence GTGGCCACCGGTTCCCCGTATCCGATACCCCCCGAGGCGCCCGCCCCGAGGGAGCTCCTCCGTGTCCGCTGGTGGCAGCGGCGAGCGATACGCGTCGCCGCGCTCGTCACCCTGCTCGCACTCTCCGGCCTGGTGATCCTCGCCCTGGTCAGGGAGCAGACCGGCACCGAGGGCTTCCTCGTCGGGCTCGGCCTCGCGACCGTGCCCGTACCGCTCCTCGTCGCCGCGTTCCGCTGGCTGGACCGCGTGGCGCCCGGCCCCTGGCGGAACCTCCTCTTCTCCTTCTCCTGGGGCGCCTGCGCCGCCGCTCTCGTCGCGATCGTGGCGAACAGCTTCGCGATCCGCTGGATAGCCACCGCCACCGCCGACCCGAGCGGCGCGGACAACATCGGCGCGACCGTCGTCGCCCCGATCGTCGAGGAGAGCGCGAAGGCCGCCGCCGTGCTCCTCGTCTTCCTCTTCCGCAGACGCGACTTCACCGGCATCGTCGACGGCGTCGTCATAGCCGGGGTGACCGCGACCGGGTTCGCGTTCACCGAGAACATCCTCTATCTGGGCAACGCCTTCGTCACCGACCAGCTCAGCCGCGAGAGCGGCCTCGCCTCCGTGACCGCCGCGACGTTCTTCGTCCGCGTCGTCATGTCGCCGTTCGCCCACCCGCTCTTCACGGTCCTGACCGGCATCGGCTTCGGCATCGCCGCGCTCTCGGCCGAGCGGCAGGTCGTGCGCCGCGTGCTGCTCCCGCTCACCGGGCTGCTGCTCGCGATGGGCATGCACGCCCTGTGGAACGGCTCCGCCGTCTTCGGGCAGTTCGGGTTCTTCACCGTGTACGCCCTCTTCATGCTCCCGGCGTTCGGCCTGCTGACCTGGCTGGCCATCTGGACCCGGCAGCGCGAGCTCCGCATGATCCGCGAGGAGCTGCCCGTGTACGCGGCGGCGGGCTGGCTCACGCCGCCCGAACCGTTCGCGCTCGGCTCGATGCGCGCCCGCTCACTGGCCCGCGACTACGCCGCGTACACCTGGGGCAAGCCCGCGGCCCGCACGGTCGCGGAGTACCAGATGTACGCGACGTCCCTCGCGTTCCTGCGCCACCGGGGCCGCCGCGGACGGGCCGGCGCCGACTTCGTCGTACGCGAGCGGGAACTGCTCGAAAAACTTTGGGAGCGCCGCGAACCGGCCCGCCCCGCCCACGCGTACGCGGCCCAGGCGACGGCACCGGTCATGCCCCCCATGCCGCCCTACGGGATGTACGCGGCGCCCGGGACGCCGGGGGTGTACGGCGGCTGGCCCCCGCAGCCCCACCCGGCCTACGGCTACCCCACGCCGTACAACCCGTACCGCCCCTAG
- a CDS encoding PP2C family protein-serine/threonine phosphatase codes for MGQRGEPDERGGRGAAGPERAFVRSLPLLLLVVGVVYDAMTPSEFTASPLFTAAPLIAAPFYSRLNTVLTGVAATAAVLFLHYGNTVSSQVAAVTEVVTVVTVAALAIVINRVVRRSNDRLAIARSISEATQRAVLPEPDPRIGGLDFAARYEAAQADAFIGGDLYAVQDTAHGVRLIVGDVRGKGMGAVAAVAVVIGAFREAAEQEATLEAVAQRLERALAREGTRRDGLDAFEGFTTAVLAEIRHGDGAVRLVNRGHPPPLLLRGDGRLCVLSASEPALPLGMGDLGAWPDRADETELPPGAMLLFYTDGLSEARDAAGEFYDPATRLGGRIFPGRGGPHALLAALAGEVRRHTGGGMTDDMALLAVRRPTAGETDDAADGSGVTAGD; via the coding sequence GTGGGGCAGCGAGGAGAACCCGACGAAAGAGGGGGCAGGGGGGCCGCCGGGCCCGAGCGGGCGTTCGTCCGCTCCCTGCCGCTCCTGCTGCTCGTCGTCGGTGTCGTGTACGACGCGATGACCCCGTCGGAGTTCACCGCGTCGCCCCTCTTCACCGCCGCCCCCCTGATCGCCGCCCCCTTCTACTCACGGCTCAACACCGTCCTGACCGGCGTCGCGGCCACGGCCGCCGTCCTGTTCCTGCACTACGGCAACACCGTGAGCAGTCAGGTCGCGGCCGTCACGGAAGTGGTCACCGTGGTGACCGTCGCCGCGCTCGCGATCGTCATCAACCGCGTCGTGCGCCGCAGCAATGACCGGCTCGCCATCGCCCGCTCCATCTCCGAGGCCACCCAGCGCGCCGTGTTGCCCGAGCCGGATCCACGGATCGGCGGGCTCGACTTCGCGGCGCGGTACGAGGCGGCGCAGGCCGACGCGTTCATCGGGGGCGATCTGTACGCGGTGCAGGACACCGCGCACGGCGTACGGCTCATCGTCGGCGACGTGCGCGGCAAGGGCATGGGGGCGGTCGCCGCCGTCGCCGTCGTCATCGGCGCCTTCCGGGAGGCCGCCGAGCAGGAGGCCACCCTGGAGGCGGTCGCGCAGCGCCTGGAGCGGGCGCTGGCGCGCGAGGGCACGCGGCGCGACGGGCTCGACGCGTTCGAGGGGTTCACCACCGCGGTCCTCGCCGAGATCCGGCACGGCGACGGCGCCGTACGGCTCGTGAACCGCGGGCACCCGCCGCCGCTGCTGCTGCGCGGCGACGGACGGCTCTGCGTCCTGTCGGCGAGCGAGCCCGCGCTGCCGCTCGGCATGGGCGACCTCGGGGCCTGGCCGGACCGCGCGGACGAGACGGAGCTGCCGCCCGGCGCGATGCTGCTCTTCTACACGGACGGCCTCTCCGAGGCGCGCGACGCGGCGGGGGAGTTCTACGATCCCGCGACCCGGCTCGGCGGGCGGATCTTCCCGGGGCGCGGCGGTCCGCACGCGCTCCTCGCCGCGCTCGCGGGGGAGGTGCGGCGGCACACCGGGGGCGGCATGACGGACGACATGGCGCTCCTCGCGGTGCGGCGCCCCACCGCCGGGGAGACGGACGACGCGGCCGATGGTTCCGGGGTGACGGCCGGTGACTGA